The Amycolatopsis sp. DG1A-15b genome window below encodes:
- the glgX gene encoding glycogen debranching protein GlgX → MRPWPGTPYPLGATYDGVGTNFALFSEVAERVELCLFDAEGKETRYALEEVDGFVHHGYLLNVGPGQRYGFRVHGPYDPKRGLRCNPNKLLIDPYAKAVSHGVKWDESLFGYQFDNPDERNDDDSAGRVPYSLVANPFFDWGNDRQPKRPYNETVIYEAHVKGMTVHHPFVPEALRGTYAGLAHPAVVEHLQKLGVTAVELLPVHQFVTDHGLDGKGLTNYWGYNTIGYFAPHDSYSAMPGEGGQVQEFKGMVKAFHEAGIEVILDVVYNHTAEGNHLGPTLSMRGIDNEAYYRLVEGEPEYYMDYTGTGNSLNVRNPHTLQLIMDSLRYWVTEMHVDGFRFDLASALAREFYDVDRLSTFFDLVQQDPIVSQVKLIAEPWDVGPGGYQVGNFPPLWTEWNGQFRDTVRDFWRGEPSTLGEFASRITGSSDLYQDDGRRPFASINFVTAHDGFTLRDLVSYNEKHNEANGEDGRDGADDNRSWNCGVEGETDDPEVLDLRARQQRNMLATLMLSQGIPMILHGDEFGRTQQGNNNVYCQDSELSWMDWELAKENADLVKFTGGLGALRHRHPVFRRRRFFQGGPVGKGDKLGDIAWFTPAGEEMTEQNWDDGFGKAVVVFLNGQAIPDLDQRGMKVEDDSFLLAFNAHYEDIDATLPGNGYGESWTVVVDTATGEVEPADAKPIEGGGRLTLPARSLIVLQRTETEAE, encoded by the coding sequence GTGCGGCCCTGGCCCGGAACGCCCTACCCGCTCGGCGCCACCTACGACGGAGTCGGGACGAACTTCGCCCTGTTCTCCGAGGTGGCCGAGCGCGTCGAACTGTGCCTGTTCGACGCCGAGGGCAAGGAGACGCGGTACGCGCTCGAAGAGGTGGACGGCTTCGTCCACCACGGCTACCTGCTCAACGTCGGCCCCGGGCAGCGCTACGGGTTCCGCGTGCACGGCCCGTACGACCCGAAACGCGGGCTGCGCTGCAACCCGAACAAGCTGCTCATCGACCCGTACGCGAAAGCCGTCTCGCACGGCGTGAAGTGGGACGAGTCGCTGTTCGGCTACCAGTTCGACAACCCGGACGAGCGCAACGACGACGACAGCGCCGGCCGCGTGCCGTATTCGCTGGTGGCGAACCCGTTCTTCGACTGGGGCAACGACCGGCAGCCGAAGCGGCCGTACAACGAGACGGTCATCTACGAGGCCCACGTCAAGGGCATGACCGTGCATCACCCGTTCGTGCCCGAAGCACTGCGGGGCACGTACGCCGGCCTCGCGCACCCCGCCGTCGTCGAGCACCTGCAGAAACTCGGCGTGACCGCCGTCGAACTGCTGCCGGTGCACCAGTTCGTCACCGACCACGGCCTCGACGGGAAGGGCCTGACGAACTACTGGGGCTACAACACGATCGGGTACTTCGCGCCGCACGACTCCTACTCGGCGATGCCCGGCGAGGGCGGTCAGGTCCAGGAGTTCAAGGGCATGGTCAAGGCCTTCCACGAGGCGGGCATCGAAGTGATCCTCGACGTGGTTTACAACCACACCGCCGAGGGCAACCACCTCGGGCCGACCCTGTCGATGCGCGGCATCGACAACGAGGCCTACTACCGGCTGGTCGAGGGGGAGCCCGAGTACTACATGGACTACACCGGCACCGGGAACTCGCTGAACGTGCGCAACCCGCACACCCTGCAGCTGATCATGGACTCGCTGCGGTACTGGGTGACGGAGATGCACGTCGACGGCTTCCGGTTCGACCTCGCCTCGGCGCTGGCGCGCGAGTTCTACGACGTCGACCGGCTGTCGACGTTCTTCGACCTGGTGCAGCAGGACCCGATCGTCAGCCAGGTGAAGCTGATCGCCGAACCGTGGGACGTCGGCCCCGGTGGCTACCAGGTCGGCAACTTCCCGCCCCTGTGGACGGAGTGGAACGGGCAGTTCCGCGACACCGTCCGCGACTTCTGGCGCGGCGAGCCCTCCACGCTGGGCGAGTTCGCCTCCCGGATCACCGGCTCGTCGGACCTCTACCAGGACGACGGCCGCCGCCCGTTCGCGTCGATCAACTTCGTCACCGCGCACGACGGCTTCACGCTGCGGGACCTGGTGTCCTACAACGAAAAGCACAACGAGGCCAACGGCGAGGACGGCCGCGACGGCGCCGACGACAACCGGTCGTGGAACTGCGGCGTCGAGGGCGAGACCGACGACCCCGAGGTCCTCGACCTGCGCGCCCGTCAGCAGCGGAACATGCTGGCCACGCTGATGCTGTCGCAGGGCATCCCGATGATCCTGCACGGCGACGAGTTCGGCCGCACCCAGCAGGGCAACAACAACGTCTACTGCCAGGACTCCGAGCTGTCCTGGATGGACTGGGAACTGGCCAAGGAGAACGCGGACCTGGTGAAGTTCACCGGCGGGCTGGGTGCGCTCCGGCACCGGCACCCGGTCTTCCGCCGCCGCCGCTTCTTCCAGGGCGGCCCGGTCGGCAAGGGCGACAAGCTCGGCGACATCGCCTGGTTCACCCCGGCCGGCGAGGAGATGACCGAACAGAACTGGGACGACGGCTTCGGCAAGGCGGTCGTCGTCTTCCTCAACGGCCAGGCCATTCCCGACCTCGACCAGCGCGGGATGAAGGTCGAGGACGACTCGTTCCTGCTCGCCTTCAACGCCCACTACGAGGACATCGACGCCACGCTCCCGGGCAACGGCTACGGGGAGAGCTGGACCGTCGTGGTCGACACCGCGACCGGGGAGGTGGAGCCCGCCGACGCGAAGCCGATCGAAGGCGGCGGCCGGCTCACCCTCCCCGCCCGGTCCCTGATCGTGCTGCAACGGACGGAGACGGAAGCCGAATGA
- the treZ gene encoding malto-oligosyltrehalose trehalohydrolase gives MKFSVWAPSARRVRVSVDAGVHEMTAGDGGWWHAEAEGINYAFLLDDEKPLPDPRSRWQPHGVHAESRVYDHGEFAWTDDAWTGRQLPGAVLYELHVGTFTGGGTFDAAIERLDHLVDLGITHVELLPVNAFDGTAGWGYDGVLWGAVHEPYGGPDGLKRFVDAAHARGLAVVLDVVYNHLGPSGAYLDKFGPYFAGQNDWGPGLNLDGPGSDEVRRYVIDNALSWLRDFHIDALRLDAVHALLDRRAVHLLEQLATEVDALSAALNRPLTLIAESDLNDPRLVTPRERGGYGLHAQWSDDLHHVLHVKLTGETTGYYTDFAAPDALERVLREVFFHAGTWSSFRERTHGRPVDTRTVPGHRFLGYLQNHDQIGNRATGDRLSATVAPGRLACGAAILFCSPYTPMVFMGEEWAASTPWQFFASFPDPELAEAVRTGRRREFSRHGWGESDVPDPMDPATVERSRLDWAEPERPGHREMLELYRALIRLRRERPELADPWVADLRVDSAPDGSWLVLHRGGLRLAVNFGPGPVTLPLGATVSLLTWGEATVDGGAAHLPPDTFVIAGTTP, from the coding sequence ATGAAGTTCAGCGTGTGGGCCCCTTCGGCCCGCCGGGTCCGGGTGAGCGTCGACGCCGGTGTGCACGAGATGACCGCGGGCGACGGCGGCTGGTGGCACGCCGAGGCCGAAGGCATCAACTACGCCTTCCTGCTCGACGACGAGAAGCCGCTGCCCGACCCCCGGTCGCGGTGGCAGCCGCACGGCGTCCACGCGGAGTCGCGCGTCTACGACCACGGCGAGTTCGCCTGGACCGACGACGCCTGGACCGGGCGCCAGCTGCCCGGCGCCGTCCTCTACGAACTGCACGTCGGCACCTTCACCGGGGGCGGCACCTTCGACGCGGCCATCGAGCGGCTCGACCACCTCGTCGACCTCGGGATCACGCACGTCGAGCTGCTGCCGGTCAACGCCTTCGACGGCACCGCCGGCTGGGGCTACGACGGTGTCCTCTGGGGCGCGGTCCACGAGCCCTACGGGGGCCCGGACGGGCTCAAGCGATTCGTCGACGCGGCCCACGCGCGCGGCCTGGCCGTCGTGCTCGACGTCGTCTACAACCACCTCGGCCCGTCCGGCGCCTACCTCGACAAGTTCGGGCCGTACTTCGCCGGGCAGAACGACTGGGGCCCCGGCCTCAACCTCGACGGCCCCGGCTCCGACGAGGTCCGCCGGTACGTGATCGACAACGCGCTGAGCTGGCTGCGCGACTTCCACATCGACGCGCTGCGCCTGGACGCCGTGCACGCGTTGCTCGACCGGCGGGCCGTCCACCTGCTCGAACAGCTCGCCACCGAGGTCGACGCGCTGTCGGCGGCGCTGAACCGGCCGCTGACCCTGATCGCCGAATCCGACCTCAACGACCCGCGGCTGGTCACGCCCCGCGAGCGCGGCGGCTACGGCCTGCACGCCCAGTGGTCGGACGACCTGCACCACGTCCTGCACGTCAAGCTGACCGGCGAGACGACGGGGTACTACACGGACTTCGCCGCGCCGGACGCGCTCGAGCGGGTGCTGCGCGAGGTGTTCTTCCACGCGGGCACGTGGTCGTCCTTCCGGGAGCGGACCCACGGGCGCCCGGTCGACACGCGGACCGTGCCCGGCCACCGCTTCCTCGGGTACCTGCAGAACCACGACCAGATCGGCAACCGCGCGACCGGCGACCGGCTGTCCGCGACGGTCGCCCCGGGCCGGCTGGCCTGCGGCGCGGCGATCCTGTTCTGCTCGCCGTACACGCCGATGGTGTTCATGGGGGAGGAGTGGGCGGCGAGCACGCCGTGGCAGTTCTTCGCGTCCTTCCCGGACCCGGAGCTGGCCGAGGCCGTCCGCACGGGCCGCCGTCGCGAGTTCTCCCGGCACGGCTGGGGCGAATCGGACGTGCCGGACCCCATGGACCCGGCCACCGTCGAACGCTCGCGGCTGGACTGGGCCGAGCCGGAGCGTCCCGGTCACCGGGAGATGCTGGAGCTGTACCGGGCGTTGATCCGGCTGCGCCGGGAGCGGCCCGAGCTGGCCGACCCGTGGGTCGCGGACCTGCGCGTCGACTCCGCCCCGGACGGGTCCTGGCTCGTGCTGCACCGCGGCGGCCTGCGGCTGGCCGTCAACTTCGGCCCCGGCCCGGTGACGCTGCCGCTCGGGGCGACCGTGTCGCTGCTCACCTGGGGAGAGGCCACGGTGGACGGTGGGGCCGCCCACCTGCCCCCGGACACCTTCGTGATCGCCGGAACGACACCCTGA
- the treY gene encoding malto-oligosyltrehalose synthase produces MTVPESTYRVQLRPEFTFADAAGIAGYLRDLGIGALYASPVLDAAPGSTHGYDVVDPTHARPALGGEGARQELAALLKELGLGLVVDIVPNHMSVEVPKANRWWWDVLKHGRGSEYASFFDIDWDRGPLLLPVLGDDDAVGELSVEGDELVYYDHRFPIAPGTDTGTPQEIHERQHYRLIGWRRGNAELNYRRFFDITTLAAVRVEDPKVFAETHGEVLRWVADGDVTGLRVDHPDGLADPGGYFRRLRENAPDAWIVAEKILHPGEPLPQSWPVDGTTGYDALREIAGVFIDPAGEPDFTALANELGVKTGYHRVEAEARRLVTDRILVAEVRRIAALLPQVDPEAARQAVAETMIAFPVYRSYLPEGAAHWAAAIDGARRARPDLAEPLTMLDAVVRKNPGSELATRLQQTSGMVVAKGTEDTTFYRYTRFAALNEVGGNPDRFGLGVEEFHRLAAEREAGYPAAMTTLTTHDTKRSEDTRARMAVLAEVPGEFAQAVRRWTARRGIDEPSLNLLAWQTLVSTWPIEPARLRDYLDKAAKEAKLRTSWTDHDEAFEADVAAWPEDVVNDAELAADVEAFVKRIEGPGYANSLGQKLVQLTAPGVPDVYQGTELWDFSLVDPDNRRPVDYPARRELLARIADGELPEIDASGAAKLLVVHKALRLRREHPALFRGYRPLRAEGAAAAHCLAYTRSPDLAVAVTRLPVGLEADGGWRDTVLPLPAGVWTDVLTGREVTGDLATLFERYPVALLVRGEA; encoded by the coding sequence ATGACGGTGCCGGAGTCGACCTACCGGGTGCAGCTGCGCCCGGAGTTCACCTTCGCCGACGCGGCCGGCATCGCCGGCTACCTGCGCGACCTCGGCATCGGCGCGCTGTACGCGTCGCCGGTGCTGGACGCGGCGCCGGGCTCGACGCACGGCTACGACGTCGTCGACCCGACGCACGCGCGGCCCGCGCTCGGCGGCGAGGGGGCGCGCCAGGAGCTCGCCGCGCTGCTGAAGGAGCTGGGACTGGGCCTGGTGGTCGACATCGTGCCGAACCACATGTCGGTCGAGGTGCCGAAGGCGAACCGCTGGTGGTGGGACGTGCTGAAGCACGGCCGCGGGTCCGAGTACGCGTCCTTCTTCGACATCGACTGGGACCGCGGCCCGCTCCTGCTGCCGGTCCTCGGCGACGACGACGCGGTCGGGGAACTCTCGGTCGAGGGCGACGAGCTGGTCTACTACGACCACCGATTCCCGATCGCCCCCGGCACGGACACCGGGACGCCGCAGGAGATCCACGAGCGCCAGCACTACCGCCTGATCGGCTGGCGCCGTGGCAACGCCGAGCTGAACTACCGCCGGTTCTTCGACATCACGACGTTGGCCGCGGTCCGCGTCGAAGACCCGAAGGTGTTCGCCGAGACGCACGGCGAGGTGCTGCGCTGGGTCGCCGACGGCGACGTCACCGGCCTGCGCGTCGACCACCCGGACGGCCTCGCCGACCCGGGCGGCTACTTCCGGCGGCTGCGGGAGAACGCGCCGGACGCGTGGATCGTGGCCGAGAAGATCCTGCACCCGGGCGAGCCGCTGCCGCAGAGCTGGCCGGTCGACGGCACCACCGGCTACGACGCGCTGCGCGAGATCGCCGGCGTCTTCATCGACCCGGCGGGCGAGCCCGACTTCACCGCGCTGGCGAACGAGCTGGGCGTGAAGACCGGCTACCACCGCGTCGAGGCCGAGGCCCGGCGCCTGGTCACCGACCGCATCCTGGTCGCCGAGGTCCGGCGGATCGCGGCGCTGCTGCCCCAGGTCGATCCCGAAGCGGCGCGGCAGGCGGTGGCCGAGACCATGATCGCCTTCCCCGTCTACCGCTCCTACCTCCCGGAGGGGGCGGCGCACTGGGCGGCCGCGATCGACGGAGCCCGCCGCGCCCGGCCCGACCTCGCCGAGCCGCTGACGATGCTCGACGCCGTCGTGCGCAAGAACCCCGGCAGTGAGCTGGCCACCCGGCTCCAGCAGACGTCCGGCATGGTCGTGGCGAAGGGCACCGAGGACACGACCTTCTACCGCTACACGCGCTTCGCCGCGCTCAACGAGGTCGGCGGCAACCCGGACCGGTTCGGCCTCGGCGTCGAGGAGTTCCACCGGCTGGCCGCCGAGCGCGAGGCCGGCTACCCGGCGGCGATGACGACGCTGACCACGCACGACACGAAGCGCTCCGAGGACACCCGCGCCCGGATGGCGGTGCTCGCCGAAGTCCCCGGCGAGTTCGCCCAGGCCGTCCGGCGGTGGACCGCCCGGCGCGGGATCGACGAGCCTTCGCTCAACCTGCTCGCCTGGCAGACGCTGGTGTCGACCTGGCCGATCGAGCCGGCCCGGCTGCGGGACTACCTCGACAAGGCGGCCAAGGAAGCCAAGCTCCGGACCAGCTGGACCGACCACGACGAGGCCTTCGAGGCCGACGTCGCCGCGTGGCCCGAAGACGTCGTGAACGACGCGGAGCTCGCGGCGGACGTCGAGGCGTTCGTGAAGCGCATCGAGGGGCCGGGTTACGCGAACTCGCTCGGCCAGAAGCTCGTCCAGCTGACCGCGCCCGGCGTCCCGGACGTCTACCAGGGCACCGAGCTGTGGGACTTCTCGCTGGTCGACCCGGACAACCGCCGTCCGGTCGACTACCCCGCGCGCCGCGAGCTGCTGGCCCGGATCGCCGACGGCGAGCTGCCGGAGATCGACGCTTCCGGCGCGGCGAAGCTCCTGGTCGTCCACAAGGCACTGCGGCTGCGCCGCGAGCACCCGGCGCTGTTCCGCGGCTACCGGCCGCTGCGGGCCGAAGGCGCCGCGGCGGCCCACTGCCTGGCCTACACGCGCAGCCCCGACCTCGCCGTGGCGGTGACCCGGCTGCCCGTTGGCCTCGAGGCCGACGGCGGCTGGCGCGACACGGTCCTCCCGCTGCCCGCCGGCGTCTGGACCGACGTCCTGACCGGCCGGGAGGTCACCGGCGACCTGGCCACCCTGTTCGAGCGGTACCCCGTCGCGTTGCTGGTGCGAGGAGAGGCATGA
- the malQ gene encoding 4-alpha-glucanotransferase, whose amino-acid sequence MPEEIPARSALHELADLHGVATRYQNADRVWVDVDDDVVVAVLGQFGVDATGDQAIAAALSAVREAPAALPPTIVVREGTGKALGVDAEVVLEDGSRRRAEGRLPADLPLGWHRVVTADQDVVLAVVPAKLPRVRPAWGWMLQLYALHSAGSWGIGDYADLATFAARSASELDAGVLLVNPVQAISPAHPIERSPYSPASRRFANPVYLRVTATETFEQADAATRAAVESLAPDREGELIDYDAVWTAKRAALELLWPHRVEAVPEDRDLLDFALFCALAEQHGADWRDWPEDLHDPAGPATAKAREELEDRVAFHAWLQHLCRVQLEAARTAAREAGMTVGIVHDLPVGVHPGGADTWAVRDVFAADVRVGAPPDAFNQQGQDWNLPPWRPDKLAEAGYAPFRDVIRGVLRFADGIRVDHIAGLWRLWWIPPGEPAHRGTYVHYDAEAMVGVLALEAHRAGAVVVGEDLGTVEEVVTETMHERGMLSSAVLWFERDWDAPGQPFTRPDSWDPDAMASISTHDLPTVPGWLKGEHVRVRAELGLLDRGVEAEEEAAAAERRALLELVAREGIPDDDPVVALHTLLAKAASRLVLTSPADVAGQVRQPNLPGTVDQYPNWRIRLPVSVDGFFTAQGVRAAVAPLAAARPLPR is encoded by the coding sequence GTGCCCGAAGAGATCCCCGCCCGCAGCGCCCTGCACGAGCTCGCCGACCTCCACGGGGTCGCCACCCGGTACCAGAACGCCGATCGGGTCTGGGTCGACGTGGACGACGATGTCGTCGTCGCCGTCCTCGGACAGTTCGGTGTCGACGCGACCGGTGACCAGGCCATCGCCGCCGCTCTGAGCGCCGTGCGGGAAGCGCCGGCCGCGCTGCCGCCGACCATCGTCGTGCGGGAGGGCACCGGCAAGGCGCTGGGTGTCGATGCCGAGGTCGTCCTCGAAGACGGGTCGCGGCGGCGGGCGGAGGGCCGGCTGCCCGCGGACCTGCCGCTCGGGTGGCACCGGGTCGTCACCGCCGACCAGGACGTCGTGCTGGCCGTGGTGCCGGCGAAGCTGCCGCGAGTCCGGCCCGCCTGGGGGTGGATGCTGCAGCTCTACGCCCTGCACTCGGCCGGGTCCTGGGGCATCGGCGACTACGCCGACCTCGCCACCTTCGCCGCCCGGTCGGCCTCCGAGCTGGACGCCGGCGTGCTGCTGGTGAACCCGGTTCAGGCGATCAGCCCCGCCCACCCGATCGAACGGTCGCCGTATTCGCCCGCGAGCCGGCGGTTCGCCAACCCGGTCTACCTGCGCGTCACCGCGACCGAGACGTTCGAACAGGCCGATGCGGCGACCCGGGCGGCCGTCGAGTCCCTGGCGCCGGACCGCGAAGGCGAACTGATCGACTACGACGCCGTCTGGACCGCCAAGCGGGCCGCGCTCGAGCTGCTCTGGCCGCACCGCGTCGAAGCGGTGCCCGAGGACCGCGACCTGCTCGACTTCGCCCTCTTCTGCGCCCTCGCCGAGCAGCACGGCGCCGACTGGCGGGACTGGCCGGAGGACCTGCACGACCCGGCCGGACCGGCCACCGCGAAGGCGCGCGAAGAGCTCGAGGACCGCGTCGCCTTCCACGCGTGGCTTCAGCACCTCTGCCGGGTTCAGCTGGAAGCGGCGCGCACGGCCGCCCGCGAGGCCGGGATGACCGTCGGGATCGTGCACGACCTGCCGGTCGGCGTGCACCCCGGTGGGGCCGACACGTGGGCCGTCCGGGACGTCTTCGCCGCCGACGTGCGGGTCGGCGCTCCGCCCGACGCCTTCAACCAGCAGGGACAGGACTGGAACCTGCCGCCGTGGCGGCCGGACAAGCTCGCCGAGGCCGGGTACGCGCCGTTCCGGGACGTCATCCGGGGCGTCCTCCGCTTCGCCGACGGCATCCGCGTCGACCACATCGCCGGCCTGTGGCGGCTCTGGTGGATCCCGCCGGGCGAGCCCGCGCACCGCGGCACGTACGTCCACTACGACGCCGAAGCGATGGTCGGCGTGCTCGCGCTCGAAGCGCACCGCGCCGGCGCCGTCGTCGTGGGGGAGGACCTCGGGACGGTCGAGGAGGTCGTCACCGAAACCATGCACGAACGGGGGATGCTCAGCTCGGCCGTGCTGTGGTTCGAGCGCGACTGGGACGCGCCCGGCCAGCCGTTCACGCGGCCGGACAGCTGGGACCCGGACGCCATGGCCAGCATCTCCACCCACGACCTGCCGACGGTCCCGGGCTGGCTGAAGGGCGAGCACGTCCGGGTCCGGGCCGAGCTCGGCCTGCTGGACCGCGGGGTCGAAGCCGAGGAAGAGGCGGCCGCCGCGGAGCGCCGGGCGCTGCTGGAACTCGTTGCGCGGGAAGGGATTCCGGACGACGACCCGGTCGTCGCGCTGCACACCCTGCTCGCGAAGGCCGCGTCGCGGCTCGTGCTGACCTCGCCGGCCGACGTGGCGGGCCAGGTGCGGCAGCCGAATCTGCCCGGAACCGTCGACCAGTACCCTAACTGGCGGATTCGCCTGCCCGTCAGCGTGGACGGCTTCTTCACCGCGCAGGGGGTCCGCGCTGCGGTCGCACCGCTGGCGGCGGCCCGTCCGCTGCCCCGGTAA
- a CDS encoding histidine kinase, with product MPLPRLRSLPVWQQDGLIALATWLIGFLVYATGVHRLVTAYDHAPLGVRLLELSALCGLELLRRRVPLALVLATVVLAVDVRLGPSLPVMIVYTDFLYAATLYGSRRTSRVMIGLAAVAVVGVLAAMLVIAKEWRTAVLAAVGVLPFVITPVWWAANVRQQRDIAETERANAGQLAKIAELDRRAAVAAERGRMARDLHDVIAGHLSAIAIQSEAALSLPDPKLAKAVLESVRENSVSALEEMRAMIGLLKADGGAAETTAPARLADLAKLVESARASGLEVHVESTVDSRVPLPAAVDLTAYRIAQEALTNAAKHAPGGRVDVAVHCLDGVLAVEVRNDVRTPLPAAGSGTGLLNMRERADAVGGDLTAGPADGGWLVRAELPTGGAL from the coding sequence GTGCCCCTCCCCCGCCTGCGCTCGCTCCCGGTGTGGCAGCAGGACGGCCTGATCGCGCTGGCCACCTGGCTGATCGGGTTCCTCGTCTACGCGACCGGCGTCCACCGGCTCGTCACGGCGTACGACCACGCCCCGCTGGGGGTGCGGCTGCTGGAGCTGTCCGCGTTGTGCGGGCTCGAGCTGCTCCGCCGGCGGGTGCCCCTCGCGCTGGTCCTGGCCACGGTGGTGCTCGCGGTGGACGTCCGGCTCGGCCCGTCGCTGCCGGTGATGATCGTCTACACCGACTTCCTGTACGCGGCGACGCTCTACGGCTCCCGGCGCACGAGCCGGGTGATGATCGGCCTCGCCGCGGTCGCGGTGGTGGGCGTGCTCGCCGCGATGCTGGTGATCGCGAAGGAGTGGCGGACGGCGGTGCTGGCCGCGGTCGGCGTGCTGCCGTTCGTCATCACGCCGGTGTGGTGGGCGGCGAACGTCCGCCAGCAGCGCGACATCGCCGAAACCGAGCGCGCCAACGCCGGGCAGCTGGCGAAGATCGCGGAACTGGACCGGCGGGCGGCGGTCGCCGCCGAACGCGGGCGGATGGCCCGCGACCTGCACGACGTGATCGCCGGGCACCTCTCGGCCATCGCCATCCAGTCGGAGGCGGCGCTGTCGCTGCCCGATCCGAAACTGGCGAAGGCGGTGCTGGAATCGGTGCGGGAGAACAGTGTCAGCGCCCTGGAGGAGATGCGCGCGATGATCGGGCTGCTCAAGGCCGACGGCGGGGCCGCGGAGACGACCGCGCCCGCCCGGCTGGCGGACCTGGCCAAGCTGGTGGAGTCGGCCAGGGCCAGCGGGCTGGAGGTGCACGTCGAGTCCACTGTGGACTCACGGGTGCCGCTGCCGGCGGCGGTCGACCTGACGGCGTACCGGATCGCACAGGAGGCCCTGACCAACGCCGCGAAGCACGCCCCGGGTGGGCGCGTGGACGTCGCCGTCCACTGCCTCGACGGCGTCCTCGCGGTGGAGGTCCGCAACGACGTCCGCACGCCGCTCCCCGCGGCCGGCAGCGGAACGGGCCTGCTGAACATGCGCGAACGCGCCGACGCGGTGGGCGGCGACCTCACCGCGGGCCCGGCGGACGGCGGCTGGCTGGTCCGCGCGGAACTGCCGACGGGCGGGGCGCTGTGA